Below is a window of Methylosinus sp. PW1 DNA.
TCCGGACTCATGTGCGTGCCGCCGGTCGGCGAGCAGGCCTCGCCGCATTTCGCTCTGCTCGCCGAGATCGCCGCCCGCAACGGGCTGAAAGAGCTCTCCATGGGCATGAGCTCCGATTACGAGCTCGCCATTCAGCTCGGCGCCACCCATGTGCGCATCGGCTCGGCCATCATGGGCGAGCGCGACTATTCGAAGCCCTGAGCCACCACGATCCGTACGCCCTTCGCCAGACGCGGCAGCAGCCGCGCCATGTCGCGCGCCCGCAGCGCCACGCAGCCGGCCGTCGGGCCGAGCGTCTCCGTCGCTATATGGAAGAAAATGGCGCTGCCGCGCCCCAGCACGCGCGGGCGGATGTTGTAATCGAGCACGCCGACGACGTCATAGAGATGGTCGGACCGCCAGAGCCGCTCATGGCCGAGCGGCGTCTTCCCCCGCAGCGGCCGATTATAGAGGAAGGACCGGGCGTCGTCGCACCAGAGATCATCCGGGCGCGTGAAGCGCGCCGTGACGAGGCGCGGCGCCGCCGCCCGCCTGCGCCGCAGATAGACGGAGAGCAGCGCAAAGCTCCCGGCCGGCGTCGCGCCATCGCCCTCGCGCTTGCGGCGCGTGATCCCCGAGCGGCCGAGCGCGCAGGGAAGCACGAGATCGCCCGCGATCAGCCGGCCTTCATGCGGGCGGCCGCCGATCCGCCGCGCGACCTTCAGCGTCGACACCCCGCCATGATGGCGGGAAAAACCCTCGATCATGCGCCAATCCTTCCCCGCGCACACGCCTTGAACGGCGCTCGTCCTTGGCCGATCATGG
It encodes the following:
- a CDS encoding L,D-transpeptidase, producing MIEGFSRHHGGVSTLKVARRIGGRPHEGRLIAGDLVLPCALGRSGITRRKREGDGATPAGSFALLSVYLRRRRAAAPRLVTARFTRPDDLWCDDARSFLYNRPLRGKTPLGHERLWRSDHLYDVVGVLDYNIRPRVLGRGSAIFFHIATETLGPTAGCVALRARDMARLLPRLAKGVRIVVAQGFE